A genome region from Deltaproteobacteria bacterium HGW-Deltaproteobacteria-2 includes the following:
- the ilvC gene encoding ketol-acid reductoisomerase — MAKINFGGVIEDVITSKEFSLKKAQKVLKKEVVAVLGYGVQGPAQAFNMRDNGINVIIGQAKEDKRYWKKAIADGWVPGKTLFPIEEAVQRGTIIQYLVSDAAQKILWPKVKANLKKGDALYFSHGFSIVYKKQTGIVPPDFVDVIMVAPKGSGTSVRRNFLDGSGINSSFAVHQDATGRALERTLALGIAIGSGFLFPTTFQAEVYSDLTGERGVLMGALAGMMEAQYNELRKHGHTPSEAFNETVEELTQSLIRLVGENGMDWMYANCSGTAQRGALDWRHKFRKAVAPVFTELYKSVATGKETEIVLRVNSAPDYKDKLEAELKEMRDSEMWQAGAAVRALRPENRKKK, encoded by the coding sequence ATGGCAAAAATTAATTTTGGCGGAGTTATTGAAGATGTCATTACATCGAAAGAGTTTTCTCTAAAGAAAGCACAGAAAGTTTTGAAAAAAGAAGTTGTTGCTGTACTGGGTTATGGCGTTCAAGGTCCGGCGCAGGCTTTTAATATGAGAGATAACGGCATTAATGTAATTATCGGTCAGGCAAAGGAAGATAAGCGATACTGGAAAAAGGCAATCGCTGACGGTTGGGTTCCCGGCAAAACGCTTTTTCCTATTGAAGAAGCAGTCCAGCGCGGCACAATTATTCAGTATTTAGTTTCCGATGCAGCACAGAAGATTCTCTGGCCTAAGGTCAAAGCCAATCTGAAAAAGGGAGATGCTCTTTACTTCTCCCACGGTTTCTCCATTGTGTATAAAAAACAGACCGGTATTGTACCTCCCGATTTTGTGGATGTAATCATGGTTGCGCCCAAAGGTTCGGGAACCTCCGTGCGCCGGAATTTTCTTGACGGCAGCGGAATAAATTCCAGCTTTGCCGTTCATCAGGATGCCACCGGGCGCGCACTGGAGAGAACTCTGGCACTGGGCATTGCCATTGGCTCCGGATTTTTATTCCCGACAACTTTCCAGGCGGAGGTTTACAGTGATTTGACCGGAGAGCGCGGTGTGCTCATGGGCGCTCTGGCGGGGATGATGGAAGCGCAGTACAATGAATTGCGCAAGCATGGCCACACTCCCAGCGAAGCCTTCAACGAAACAGTGGAAGAGCTGACCCAAAGCCTTATTCGGCTGGTCGGCGAAAACGGTATGGATTGGATGTATGCCAATTGTTCCGGTACGGCTCAACGCGGTGCTTTGGACTGGCGTCATAAATTCCGCAAAGCGGTGGCGCCTGTATTTACAGAACTCTATAAGTCCGTTGCCACCGGTAAAGAAACAGAAATTGTGTTGAGAGTCAACAGCGCTCCGGACTACAAAGATAAACTGGAAGCAGAACTTAAAGAAATGCGTGATTCGGAAATGTGGCAGGCAGGAGCCGCTGTGAGGGCATTGAGACCGGAAAATCGCAAGAAAAAATAG
- a CDS encoding acetolactate synthase small subunit, translating into MVREKMEKKEHIISILVHNKPDVLARIAGTLGGKGYNIESLSVNTTMQYEISKIVMTTVGTQETVNRIEGQLQRLVDVIQVDDLTNVESIHRELIMVRLNLTPDKKEQIKKAVDTNKWKVIASADTYIILEITGDQSQIEFALARLEPLGIADMTRTGIVALNLEN; encoded by the coding sequence ATGGTGAGGGAAAAGATGGAAAAAAAGGAGCATATAATTTCGATACTTGTTCACAACAAGCCGGACGTGCTGGCCAGGATTGCGGGAACGCTGGGCGGCAAGGGCTATAACATTGAAAGCCTGAGCGTGAATACGACAATGCAATACGAAATATCAAAAATAGTTATGACCACCGTAGGCACTCAGGAAACTGTCAATCGAATTGAAGGTCAATTACAAAGGCTGGTCGATGTTATTCAGGTCGATGATTTGACTAATGTGGAATCAATCCATCGCGAACTTATTATGGTCCGCCTGAATTTAACGCCGGATAAAAAAGAACAGATAAAGAAAGCAGTTGACACGAATAAATGGAAAGTAATAGCTTCCGCAGATACATATATAATTTTGGAAATAACCGGCGATCAGTCACAGATTGAGTTTGCTCTGGCACGCCTGGAGCCGTTGGGTATCGCCGATATGACAAGAACGGGAATTGTTGCTTTAAATTTGGAAAATTAA
- the ilvB gene encoding acetolactate synthase, large subunit, biosynthetic type, with product MKLKGTQILLKALEEEKVDIIFGYPGGAVLDIYDQLYKSNMKHILVRHEQGAVHAADGYARSTGKVGVCLVTSGPGATNTVTGIATANMDSIPLVVFTGQVPTGLIGNDAFQECDITGITRPCTKHNFLVRNIEDLAPTIKEAFHIARSGRPGPVLVDLPKNVMAAEAEYDPASIKIRNHEPVYKPAFKKMTNLLEMLTVAKKPLIMTGGGVILGRASELLTKMARKYQIPVTGTLMGLGSFPGSDPLWLGMLGMHGTYYANMAISHCDLLIAVGVRFDDRVTGTIDTFAANAKIVHIDIDPSSINKNVAVDLPIIGDTKAVLKDLIKFLDEHNYTCEKSQRQEWLAEIAEWKEKVPLTYCQNGKVIKPQFVIETLHKLTKGDAIITTEVGQHQMWTAQFFPFDKPNTFVSSGGLGTMGFGLPAAIGVKCAFPDKQVVDIAGDGSIQMNIQELATAAQYKINVKIVLLNNEFLGMPRQWQELFYEKRYSHTDMAYAPDFVKLAEAFGVVGMRATKPEEVESVLKEGLALDRPVLMDFRVSREECVYPMVHPGDSISNMSLGSREMIN from the coding sequence ATGAAACTGAAGGGAACACAAATATTGCTGAAGGCTCTCGAAGAAGAAAAGGTCGATATTATCTTCGGATATCCTGGCGGTGCAGTTCTGGATATCTATGATCAGCTTTACAAAAGTAATATGAAGCATATTTTGGTCCGTCATGAGCAGGGTGCTGTGCATGCCGCTGACGGCTATGCCCGGTCAACCGGAAAAGTGGGCGTTTGTCTGGTTACGTCCGGTCCCGGAGCAACCAATACCGTGACTGGAATTGCCACGGCGAATATGGATTCCATCCCCCTGGTTGTTTTTACCGGTCAGGTTCCCACGGGGCTGATCGGCAATGATGCTTTTCAGGAATGCGATATCACGGGCATAACCCGCCCCTGCACTAAACATAATTTTCTGGTGCGCAATATCGAAGATCTCGCTCCGACAATTAAAGAAGCTTTTCATATTGCCCGTTCGGGAAGGCCGGGTCCGGTGCTTGTTGATTTACCTAAAAATGTAATGGCGGCGGAAGCGGAATATGATCCTGCCAGTATAAAAATTAGAAATCATGAACCGGTATATAAACCGGCCTTCAAGAAGATGACCAATTTGCTGGAAATGCTCACCGTCGCTAAAAAACCTCTGATTATGACCGGTGGCGGCGTCATTCTGGGGAGGGCCTCTGAACTGTTGACTAAAATGGCCAGAAAATATCAGATTCCTGTTACCGGCACTTTGATGGGGCTTGGTTCTTTTCCGGGGAGCGATCCTTTATGGCTGGGAATGTTGGGTATGCACGGTACTTACTACGCTAACATGGCTATCAGCCACTGCGATTTGCTTATAGCAGTGGGCGTGAGATTTGACGACAGAGTTACCGGTACTATTGATACATTTGCCGCCAACGCCAAAATCGTTCATATCGATATTGACCCCTCATCAATTAATAAAAATGTTGCCGTTGATTTGCCGATAATCGGCGATACAAAGGCCGTATTGAAAGATTTAATTAAATTTCTGGATGAACATAATTACACATGTGAAAAATCACAACGGCAGGAATGGCTGGCTGAGATTGCCGAGTGGAAGGAAAAAGTTCCATTGACTTATTGCCAGAACGGCAAAGTAATCAAGCCGCAGTTTGTGATTGAGACTCTGCATAAGCTGACCAAAGGCGATGCGATTATCACAACGGAAGTCGGTCAGCATCAGATGTGGACGGCGCAGTTTTTCCCATTTGATAAGCCCAATACGTTTGTTTCTTCGGGCGGGCTGGGAACGATGGGTTTTGGTCTGCCCGCGGCGATTGGCGTCAAGTGCGCTTTCCCGGATAAACAGGTTGTGGATATTGCCGGTGACGGCAGTATTCAGATGAATATTCAGGAACTGGCCACCGCCGCGCAATATAAAATCAATGTGAAAATAGTTTTGTTAAACAATGAATTTTTAGGCATGCCTCGTCAATGGCAGGAATTGTTTTACGAAAAACGCTATTCGCACACGGATATGGCTTACGCACCGGACTTTGTGAAGTTGGCGGAGGCCTTCGGTGTTGTCGGGATGCGCGCGACAAAACCGGAAGAAGTGGAAAGTGTTTTGAAAGAAGGCCTTGCTCTTGACAGGCCGGTATTAATGGATTTCCGGGTGTCGCGGGAAGAATGCGTTTATCCCATGGTTCATCCGGGTGATTCGATAAGTAATATGTCGTTGGGTAGCAGAGAAATGATCAACTAA
- the ilvD gene encoding dihydroxy-acid dehydratase: MRSDLMKKGFERAPHRSLFKAMGYTDEEIARPIIGVVNSANEIIPGHIHLDLITQDVKAGVRMAGGTPVEFPVIGVCDGIAMGHEGMKYSLASRELIADSIEIMAKAHPFDALVFIPNCDKIIPGMLMAALRLNIPSIFISGGPMLAGKLNGKPVDLITVFEGVGAVKVKKMTAAALKQLEDCACPGCGSCSGMYTANSMNCVTEAMGLGLPGHGTIPAVLAARHRLAKHAGMKIMDLLKKNVRPRDIATLAAFKNAIAVDMALGCSTNTVLHIPAIAHEAGIKLDLDLFNKISEKTPNLCKLSPAGHHHIEDFDMAGGIQAVMKVISSLGVIDGKAITVTGKTVGANLKEARVLNTDVIRTLKNAYSQQGGIAILRGNLAPDGAVVKQSAVAPAMQKNEGRARVFDCEDDAIAAILGGKIKGGDIVVIRFEGPKGGPGMREMLSPTSAIVGMGLDKTVALLTDGRFSGGTQGAAIGHISPEAAEGGPMALVKEGDIIAIDIPAKKLNLKVSNQELAKRRKALKPFKPRITTGYLARYAKLVTSASTGAIFKD, translated from the coding sequence ATGAGAAGCGATCTCATGAAAAAAGGTTTCGAGCGTGCCCCGCATCGTTCACTTTTCAAGGCGATGGGCTACACAGATGAAGAAATTGCCCGGCCTATAATCGGCGTGGTCAATTCGGCCAATGAAATAATTCCCGGACACATCCATCTTGATTTAATCACGCAGGATGTTAAGGCGGGAGTCCGGATGGCCGGAGGAACTCCGGTGGAATTTCCGGTTATCGGTGTCTGCGACGGCATCGCGATGGGACATGAAGGCATGAAATATTCATTGGCCAGCCGCGAGCTGATTGCCGATTCCATCGAGATTATGGCCAAGGCTCATCCTTTTGACGCTCTGGTTTTCATTCCCAATTGCGACAAAATTATTCCGGGTATGCTTATGGCAGCGTTGCGTCTGAACATCCCATCCATTTTTATCAGCGGGGGGCCGATGCTGGCAGGAAAACTTAATGGTAAGCCCGTTGATCTCATCACTGTCTTTGAAGGCGTGGGTGCTGTCAAAGTCAAAAAGATGACTGCCGCCGCGCTCAAGCAACTGGAAGATTGTGCCTGTCCCGGCTGCGGTTCGTGCTCCGGGATGTACACGGCCAATTCCATGAACTGTGTCACGGAAGCAATGGGTCTGGGGTTGCCCGGCCATGGAACGATTCCCGCAGTACTGGCGGCGCGTCACCGGCTGGCCAAACATGCCGGTATGAAAATAATGGATCTACTCAAAAAGAACGTCAGACCGCGTGATATCGCAACACTGGCCGCTTTTAAAAACGCCATTGCCGTGGATATGGCGCTGGGCTGTTCCACTAATACTGTTTTGCATATTCCCGCCATTGCCCACGAAGCGGGGATAAAACTTGATTTAGATCTATTTAATAAAATAAGCGAGAAAACCCCTAATCTCTGCAAGCTGAGTCCTGCCGGACATCATCATATTGAAGATTTCGATATGGCAGGCGGCATTCAGGCCGTGATGAAAGTAATCAGTTCGCTGGGTGTCATTGATGGAAAGGCAATTACTGTTACAGGCAAAACCGTCGGCGCCAATTTAAAAGAAGCCCGTGTTTTGAATACGGATGTTATCAGAACTTTGAAAAATGCCTATTCACAGCAGGGCGGCATCGCGATTTTGCGCGGCAACCTCGCGCCTGATGGAGCGGTGGTTAAACAATCTGCGGTTGCGCCGGCCATGCAGAAAAACGAAGGCCGTGCCCGCGTGTTTGATTGCGAGGATGACGCCATTGCGGCTATTCTGGGCGGAAAAATTAAAGGTGGCGACATTGTGGTTATCCGTTTTGAGGGTCCTAAAGGAGGTCCGGGCATGAGAGAAATGCTCTCTCCCACTTCAGCAATCGTCGGTATGGGCTTGGATAAAACAGTTGCACTTTTGACGGATGGACGTTTCAGTGGCGGTACACAGGGCGCGGCAATAGGCCATATTTCGCCCGAAGCGGCGGAAGGCGGCCCGATGGCGCTGGTGAAAGAAGGCGACATTATTGCGATTGATATTCCGGCCAAAAAGCTGAACCTGAAAGTCAGCAATCAGGAACTGGCTAAACGAAGAAAAGCTTTGAAGCCTTTCAAACCGCGGATTACGACAGGTTATCTGGCGAGATATGCGAAACTAGTCACCTCCGCCTCAACGGGGGCCATCTTTAAAGACTGA